A stretch of the Actinotalea sp. JY-7876 genome encodes the following:
- a CDS encoding adenylyltransferase/cytidyltransferase family protein, with protein sequence MRTDGNPADGARVVGYAPGAWDLFHVGHLNVLRHARAQCDYLVAGVVSDEMLELAKGRAPIIPTHERAEIVRHLDVVDEVFVETQPDKLETWRRRPFDVFFKGDDWRGTPQGAELERRFAEVGVQVVYFPYTVHTSSTLLRRALSVLTQVPVDAGQARHG encoded by the coding sequence GTGCGTACTGACGGGAACCCGGCCGACGGCGCGAGGGTCGTCGGCTATGCGCCCGGGGCGTGGGACCTCTTCCACGTCGGTCACCTCAACGTGCTGCGGCACGCGCGGGCGCAGTGCGACTACCTGGTCGCCGGGGTCGTCTCCGACGAGATGCTCGAGCTGGCCAAGGGTCGCGCGCCCATCATCCCCACCCACGAGCGCGCGGAGATCGTGCGACACCTCGACGTCGTCGACGAGGTGTTCGTCGAGACGCAGCCGGACAAGCTCGAGACGTGGCGCCGGCGCCCGTTCGACGTCTTCTTCAAGGGCGACGACTGGCGGGGCACGCCGCAGGGGGCCGAGCTCGAGCGTCGCTTCGCGGAGGTCGGGGTGCAGGTCGTGTACTTCCCGTACACCGTCCACACCTCGAGCACGCTGCTGCGTCGGGCGCTGTCGGTGCTGACCCAGGTGCCGGTGGACGCGGGTCAGGCACGTCATGGCTGA
- a CDS encoding MarR family winged helix-turn-helix transcriptional regulator codes for MTDEVDRIVAAWRRERPDLDVEPLRVLSRVSRLARHLDLARRTAFERHELELWEFDVLSALRRAGAPYQLSPGALVTQTLVTSGTMTNRIDRLEARGLVERLPVPADRRGVLVRLTPEGRVRVDTALEDLLRVERGLLGSLSAADQDALADLLRTVMAPFDA; via the coding sequence GTGACCGACGAGGTCGACCGCATCGTCGCCGCCTGGCGCCGGGAGCGTCCGGACCTGGACGTGGAGCCGCTGCGGGTCCTGTCGCGGGTCAGCCGCCTCGCCCGCCACCTGGACCTGGCGCGGCGCACGGCGTTCGAGCGGCACGAGCTCGAGCTGTGGGAGTTCGACGTGCTGTCGGCCCTGCGTCGCGCCGGCGCGCCCTACCAGCTGTCCCCCGGCGCTCTGGTCACGCAGACCCTCGTGACCAGCGGCACGATGACCAACCGGATCGACCGCCTCGAGGCCCGCGGCCTCGTCGAGCGGCTCCCCGTCCCCGCCGACCGCCGCGGCGTGCTCGTCCGGCTGACGCCCGAGGGGCGCGTGCGGGTCGACACCGCGCTCGAGGACCTGCTCCGGGTCGAGCGGGGCCTGCTGGGCTCGCTGAGCGCCGCGGACCAGGACGCGCTGGCCGACCTGCTGCGGACCGTCATGGCCCCCTTCGACGCCTGA
- the pth gene encoding aminoacyl-tRNA hydrolase: MSDPWLVVGLGNPGPGYAGNRHNVGQMVLDELARRAGATFTTHRTRSRVADVRLGTLPGGAPGPRVLLAKPSSYMNVSGGPVGALVQYLGVPVDHLLVVHDELDIPFATVRLKQGGGEGGHNGLRSISAAVGTRDYVRVRVGVGRPPGRQDPADFVLKDFSGAERKELPWLLDSAADAVEAVVTQGLLAAQQRFHAPA; encoded by the coding sequence ATGAGCGACCCGTGGCTCGTCGTCGGGCTCGGCAACCCCGGTCCCGGCTACGCGGGCAACCGCCACAACGTCGGGCAGATGGTCCTGGACGAGCTGGCGCGCCGTGCCGGCGCGACGTTCACCACGCACCGCACCCGCTCGCGCGTCGCCGACGTGCGCCTCGGCACGCTTCCCGGGGGCGCTCCCGGTCCTCGCGTGCTCCTGGCCAAGCCGTCGAGCTACATGAACGTCTCGGGCGGCCCCGTCGGCGCCCTCGTGCAGTACCTCGGCGTCCCGGTGGACCACCTCCTGGTGGTCCACGACGAGCTCGACATCCCCTTCGCGACGGTCCGGCTCAAGCAGGGCGGGGGCGAGGGCGGGCACAACGGCCTGCGGAGCATCAGCGCCGCCGTCGGGACGCGCGACTACGTGCGCGTGCGCGTCGGGGTCGGGCGGCCGCCCGGGCGCCAGGACCCGGCCGACTTCGTCCTCAAGGACTTCTCGGGGGCCGAGCGCAAGGAGCTGCCCTGGCTCCTGGACTCCGCCGCCGACGCCGTCGAGGCGGTCGTGACGCAGGGGCTGCTCGCCGCGCAGCAGAGGTTCCACGCGCCGGCCTGA
- the glmU gene encoding bifunctional UDP-N-acetylglucosamine diphosphorylase/glucosamine-1-phosphate N-acetyltransferase GlmU, producing MSYARPAAVIVLAAGEGTRMRSATPKVLHRLAGRTMLGHALVAARALDPVRLAVVVRHERDRVAAHALELDPDVLIADQDDVPGTGRAVRCGLGVLDAAVHAASVHDGGGPDQVEGPVVVLAGDIPLLDGETLGQLLAAHVADGNAVTVLTTEVDDPTGYGRILREPGTGEVAGIVEHKDADDEQRAVREINSSVYVFDSAVLRGALGRLGRDNAQGEVYLTDVLAIARSDGGAVRALRVDDPVLVEGVNDRAQLAVLGAELNRRIVTDWMVAGVTVVDPATTWVDADVELEQDVTLLPGTQLHGRTRVARGAVVGPDTTLTDVVVEEGAQVVRSHGSGSRIGAGAVVGPFSYLRPGTSLGADGKIGAFVETKNATIGDHSKVPHLSYVGDATIGEHTNIGAATIFVNYDGVTKHRTTVGSHVRIGSDNALVAPVTIGDGAYTGAGSVIRQDVRPGALGINTAPQRTLDRWVLRRRPGTPSAKAAGAALGDEAAGLSPQALAELARAGQVGQEQSPDGRDHAAPTTEGR from the coding sequence GTGTCCTACGCCCGCCCCGCCGCCGTCATCGTGCTCGCCGCAGGGGAGGGCACCCGGATGCGGTCCGCCACCCCCAAGGTGCTGCACCGTCTCGCCGGTCGCACCATGCTCGGCCACGCGCTGGTCGCGGCCCGGGCCCTGGACCCCGTCCGTCTCGCCGTGGTCGTGCGCCACGAGCGCGACCGGGTGGCGGCGCACGCGCTCGAGCTGGACCCGGACGTGCTGATCGCCGACCAGGACGACGTCCCGGGCACCGGACGCGCGGTCCGGTGCGGCCTCGGCGTGCTCGACGCGGCCGTCCACGCCGCCTCGGTGCACGACGGCGGCGGCCCGGACCAGGTCGAGGGCCCGGTCGTGGTGCTCGCCGGGGACATCCCGCTGCTCGACGGCGAGACGCTCGGCCAGCTCCTCGCGGCGCACGTCGCGGACGGCAACGCCGTGACGGTGCTCACGACCGAGGTCGACGACCCGACGGGCTACGGGCGGATCCTGCGGGAGCCGGGCACGGGCGAGGTCGCGGGCATCGTCGAGCACAAGGACGCCGACGACGAGCAGCGCGCGGTGCGCGAGATCAACTCCTCGGTCTACGTCTTCGACTCCGCCGTGCTGCGCGGTGCGCTCGGGCGGCTGGGGCGGGACAACGCGCAGGGCGAGGTGTACCTCACCGACGTCCTGGCGATCGCGCGGTCCGACGGCGGTGCGGTGCGCGCCCTGCGCGTCGACGACCCGGTGCTCGTCGAGGGCGTCAACGACCGCGCCCAGCTCGCGGTCCTCGGGGCCGAGCTCAACCGCCGCATCGTCACGGACTGGATGGTCGCGGGCGTCACCGTCGTCGACCCGGCCACGACGTGGGTCGACGCGGACGTCGAGCTCGAGCAGGACGTGACCCTGCTGCCCGGCACGCAGCTGCACGGCCGCACGCGCGTGGCGCGCGGCGCCGTCGTCGGGCCGGACACGACGCTGACCGACGTGGTCGTCGAGGAGGGCGCCCAGGTGGTGCGCTCGCACGGCAGCGGCTCGCGGATCGGGGCGGGCGCCGTCGTCGGCCCGTTCTCCTACCTGCGACCGGGCACCTCGCTGGGCGCCGACGGCAAGATCGGCGCGTTCGTCGAGACGAAGAACGCGACCATCGGCGACCACTCGAAGGTGCCGCACCTGTCCTACGTCGGCGACGCGACGATCGGCGAGCACACGAACATCGGTGCCGCGACGATCTTCGTCAACTACGACGGCGTCACCAAGCACCGCACGACCGTCGGCTCGCACGTGAGGATCGGCTCGGACAACGCGCTGGTCGCCCCGGTGACGATCGGCGACGGCGCCTACACGGGGGCCGGGTCAGTCATCCGCCAGGACGTGCGGCCGGGTGCGCTCGGGATCAACACGGCACCCCAGCGCACGCTGGACCGCTGGGTGCTGCGTCGCCGGCCCGGCACGCCGTCGGCCAAGGCCGCGGGCGCCGCGCTGGGTGACGAGGCCGCCGGGCTCTCGCCGCAGGCCCTCGCGGAGCTGGCGCGCGCGGGCCAGGTGGGCCAGGAGCAGTCGCCCGACGGCCGGGACCATGCCGCACCCACCACCGAAGGGCGCTGA
- a CDS encoding 50S ribosomal protein L25/general stress protein Ctc, translating to MSEIKLAATTRTEFGKGAARRTRRAHLVPAVLYGHGGAPQHIALPGHETMLALKHANALFSIELDGQAPQLAIAKDVQRDPVKNVIEHVDLLVVKKGEKVTVDVNVVVTGESAPGTIHVVEAQSVTLEAEATHLPESIEVSVEGLEAGTQVRGSDLVLPAGATFIGDAEQVILTISTPTVSAADEADAAAVEEQAAAQSAASAAAAESEA from the coding sequence GTGTCCGAGATCAAGCTCGCCGCCACCACCCGCACGGAGTTCGGCAAGGGCGCCGCCCGCCGGACCCGCCGCGCCCACCTCGTCCCCGCCGTGCTCTACGGGCACGGCGGCGCCCCGCAGCACATCGCGCTCCCGGGCCACGAGACGATGCTCGCGCTCAAGCACGCGAACGCGCTCTTCTCGATCGAGCTCGACGGCCAGGCGCCGCAGCTCGCCATCGCCAAGGACGTCCAGCGCGACCCGGTCAAGAACGTCATCGAGCACGTCGACCTCCTCGTGGTCAAGAAGGGCGAGAAGGTCACCGTCGACGTCAACGTCGTCGTCACCGGCGAGTCCGCCCCGGGCACGATCCACGTCGTCGAGGCGCAGTCGGTCACGCTCGAGGCCGAGGCGACCCACCTCCCCGAGTCGATCGAGGTCTCGGTCGAGGGCCTCGAGGCCGGCACGCAGGTGCGCGGCTCCGACCTGGTCCTGCCGGCCGGCGCGACCTTCATCGGTGACGCCGAGCAGGTCATCCTCACGATCTCGACGCCCACGGTGAGCGCCGCGGACGAGGCCGACGCGGCCGCCGTCGAGGAGCAGGCCGCGGCGCAGTCGGCCGCCTCGGCCGCCGCCGCGGAGTCCGAGGCCTGA
- a CDS encoding DUF1972 domain-containing protein yields MRIALVGTRGVPARYGGFETCVEEVGRRLVDRGHSVTVYCRGGDEDARPTHLGMRLVHLPAVRSRSLETLSHTGLSVGHLAGHRTDAAVVFNAANAPWLPIVRAARIPVATHVDGLEWRRAKWGRTGREYYRRAEALAVRWSDALIADAQGIADYYRERFGVPTELIAYGAPLVAQASDRLGAAGLEPDRYHLVVARFEPENHVDVIVDGYRRSGARLPLVVVGSAPYSDEYTARVHSLADARVRFLGGVWDQHLLDQLYANARTYLHGHSVGGTNPSLLRALGAGTATTAFDVSFNREVLGTSGRWFTTADDVAREVDLAERDVAGVRRRAAAALAEAERYDWDDVASRYEDLCVRLAAGARARGRSGQSRAASGRKAARR; encoded by the coding sequence GTGAGGATCGCACTCGTCGGGACCCGTGGGGTCCCCGCGCGCTACGGCGGGTTCGAGACGTGCGTCGAGGAGGTCGGTCGCCGCCTCGTGGACCGTGGGCACTCGGTCACGGTCTACTGCCGTGGCGGCGACGAGGACGCCCGTCCCACCCACCTCGGCATGCGCCTCGTGCACCTGCCGGCCGTCCGCAGCCGCTCGCTGGAGACGCTCAGCCACACCGGCCTCTCGGTCGGGCACCTCGCGGGGCACCGCACGGACGCCGCCGTGGTCTTCAACGCGGCGAACGCGCCGTGGCTGCCGATCGTGCGCGCGGCGCGGATCCCGGTCGCCACGCACGTCGACGGGCTCGAGTGGCGGCGTGCCAAGTGGGGTCGCACCGGCCGCGAGTACTACCGGCGCGCCGAGGCGCTCGCGGTGCGCTGGTCGGACGCGCTCATCGCCGACGCCCAGGGCATCGCCGACTACTACCGCGAGCGGTTCGGCGTGCCGACCGAGCTGATCGCGTACGGCGCGCCGCTGGTGGCGCAGGCGTCGGACCGCCTCGGGGCGGCGGGGCTGGAGCCCGACCGCTACCACCTCGTCGTCGCACGCTTCGAGCCGGAGAACCACGTCGACGTCATCGTCGACGGCTACCGGCGCAGCGGCGCGCGGCTGCCGCTGGTCGTCGTCGGCTCGGCGCCGTACTCGGACGAGTACACGGCGCGGGTCCACTCCCTCGCCGACGCGCGCGTGCGCTTCCTCGGCGGCGTCTGGGACCAGCACCTCCTGGACCAGCTGTACGCGAACGCCCGCACGTACCTGCACGGGCACTCGGTCGGGGGCACCAACCCCTCGCTCCTGCGTGCGCTCGGTGCCGGCACCGCGACGACCGCGTTCGACGTGTCGTTCAACCGCGAGGTGCTCGGGACGAGCGGGCGCTGGTTCACCACGGCGGACGACGTCGCGCGCGAGGTCGACCTGGCCGAGCGCGACGTGGCCGGCGTGCGGCGCCGCGCCGCCGCGGCCCTCGCCGAGGCGGAGCGCTACGACTGGGACGACGTCGCCTCGCGCTACGAGGACCTGTGCGTGCGCCTGGCTGCCGGGGCGAGGGCTCGCGGCAGGTCGGGGCAGAGCAGGGCGGCATCCGGCCGGAAGGCGGCACGACGATGA
- a CDS encoding sugar transferase has protein sequence MTLAAEPGFDRPSEHDRRGVAAEARRSWASAQPFEHRRTPFNDDAALAHLWSARSVVYRWRVVALDTAVAVAVVAAAVVPRYGTALDGAVLLVAGVTGFLGLVAAARGYHREVLGDGPAEYQALLRAGGLAMALLMALGFITGLDIPPALVLGGVPALVVVLIAARYVNRRALHRERARGAAMRRTVVVGDPADVARVVVHLQGAPHHGYQVTGVCVPSLGTVPGIGLVPVVGAVADVPQVVVDRAIDVVVVAGRYLGGEALRRLSWALDRAGAQLIVAPDLVEVTTPRLTVRPTAGLSLLEVEIGAPRQRLVAKALLDRVVGMALALAALPVVLVAAVLVRATSPGPAFYRQSRIGVDGSTFTMWKLRTMFVDADARRAALLASNEGSGVLFKMREDPRVTRVGRLLRRYSLDELPQLLNVVKGDMSLVGPRPPLASEVAGYEDSVHRRLRVKPGLTGLWQVSGRSDLSWEEAVRLDLRYVDNWSLAMDLTILWKTARAVLGGHGAY, from the coding sequence GTGACACTGGCAGCGGAGCCCGGGTTCGACCGGCCCAGCGAGCACGACCGGCGCGGGGTCGCTGCCGAGGCCCGGCGGTCGTGGGCCTCCGCGCAGCCGTTCGAGCACCGACGGACGCCGTTCAACGACGACGCCGCGCTGGCCCACCTCTGGTCCGCACGCTCGGTCGTGTACCGCTGGCGCGTGGTCGCCCTCGACACCGCCGTCGCCGTCGCGGTCGTCGCCGCAGCCGTGGTCCCGCGCTACGGCACCGCTCTCGACGGCGCCGTCCTCCTGGTCGCCGGGGTGACCGGCTTCCTCGGCCTGGTGGCGGCCGCCCGCGGCTACCACCGGGAGGTCCTCGGGGACGGGCCGGCGGAGTACCAGGCCCTGCTCCGGGCCGGCGGCCTCGCCATGGCGCTGCTCATGGCGCTCGGCTTCATCACGGGCCTCGACATCCCGCCGGCGCTGGTGCTCGGCGGCGTCCCGGCCCTGGTCGTGGTCCTCATCGCGGCGCGCTACGTCAACCGGCGGGCGCTGCACCGTGAGCGCGCCCGGGGCGCGGCGATGCGGCGCACGGTCGTGGTCGGTGACCCCGCCGACGTGGCGCGCGTCGTGGTGCACCTGCAGGGCGCCCCGCACCACGGTTACCAGGTGACCGGCGTGTGCGTGCCGAGCCTCGGCACCGTGCCGGGCATCGGCCTGGTGCCCGTGGTCGGTGCCGTGGCCGACGTCCCGCAGGTGGTGGTCGACCGGGCGATCGACGTCGTCGTCGTCGCGGGGCGCTACCTCGGTGGCGAGGCCCTGCGGCGGCTGTCGTGGGCGCTCGACCGGGCCGGCGCGCAGCTGATCGTCGCCCCGGACCTGGTGGAGGTCACCACGCCGCGGCTCACGGTGCGACCCACGGCGGGGCTCTCGCTGCTGGAGGTCGAGATCGGGGCGCCCCGGCAGCGCCTCGTCGCCAAGGCTCTCCTGGACCGCGTCGTGGGCATGGCGCTGGCGCTCGCGGCCCTGCCCGTCGTCCTCGTGGCGGCGGTCCTGGTGCGGGCGACCTCGCCCGGCCCGGCGTTCTACCGGCAGAGCCGCATCGGCGTGGACGGCTCCACGTTCACCATGTGGAAGCTGCGCACCATGTTCGTCGACGCCGACGCGCGGCGTGCCGCCCTGCTCGCGAGCAACGAGGGCAGCGGCGTGCTGTTCAAGATGCGCGAGGACCCGCGGGTCACGCGGGTCGGACGGCTCCTGCGGCGGTACTCGCTCGACGAGCTGCCCCAGCTGCTCAACGTGGTCAAGGGCGACATGTCCCTCGTCGGACCCCGGCCGCCCCTCGCGTCGGAGGTCGCGGGCTACGAGGACTCGGTCCACCGCCGGCTCCGGGTCAAGCCCGGGCTGACCGGCCTGTGGCAGGTCTCCGGGCGGTCGGACCTCAGCTGGGAGGAGGCCGTGCGCCTGGACCTGCGCTACGTCGACAACTGGTCCCTCGCGATGGACCTGACGATCTTGTGGAAGACCGCGCGGGCGGTGCTGGGAGGCCATGGTGCGTACTGA
- a CDS encoding TetR/AcrR family transcriptional regulator, whose product MTGTQRREQLLDVSRTLFAEKGFEGTSVEEIASRAQVSKPVVYEHFGGKEGVYAVVVDREIRALTGALTGALEAGGHPQVLVERTALALLEYIETSTDGFRILVRDSPVAQATGTFSSLIGDVAAQVEHLLGHQFTRRGLDPRTAPLYAQMLVGMVALTGQHWLDTRSPEKEQVAAHLVNLAWHGLSGLQGSPVLRGEEPPHTTPDGTDAREDG is encoded by the coding sequence ATGACGGGGACACAGCGGCGCGAGCAGCTGCTCGACGTGTCCCGCACGCTGTTCGCCGAGAAGGGCTTCGAGGGCACCAGCGTCGAGGAGATCGCCTCGCGGGCGCAGGTGTCCAAGCCCGTCGTCTACGAGCACTTCGGCGGCAAGGAGGGCGTCTACGCCGTCGTCGTCGACCGCGAGATCCGGGCGCTGACGGGCGCTCTGACCGGCGCGCTCGAGGCCGGCGGGCACCCGCAGGTGCTCGTCGAGCGCACCGCCCTCGCGCTGCTCGAGTACATCGAGACGTCGACGGACGGCTTCCGGATCCTCGTGCGGGACTCCCCGGTCGCCCAGGCGACCGGCACGTTCTCGAGCCTCATCGGCGACGTCGCCGCGCAGGTGGAGCACCTGCTGGGGCACCAGTTCACGCGGCGGGGGCTCGACCCTCGCACGGCCCCCCTGTACGCCCAGATGCTCGTCGGCATGGTGGCCCTGACGGGGCAGCACTGGCTCGACACGCGCAGCCCCGAGAAGGAGCAGGTGGCCGCGCACCTGGTCAACCTCGCGTGGCACGGCCTGTCCGGTCTGCAGGGCAGCCCGGTGCTGCGCGGCGAGGAACCGCCCCACACCACGCCCGACGGCACCGACGCCCGGGAGGACGGGTGA
- a CDS encoding CDP-alcohol phosphatidyltransferase family protein codes for MGRLASAQKAAAPGAPAYSVLVNRPVGRLLAAWAFRRGLTPDAVTGISAAFTFTGIALVALVGPGLWTAVLVPLALVVGYAFDSADGQVARLRGGGTVAGEWLDHVVDAIKISTLHLAVLVMAYRFLDLPSDAWLLVPVAFTAVASVSFFAMILNDQLKLNHALARTGARVAGAAPRPVPLLRRLLVLPTDYGVLCLAFVLLAAPTAFYAAYTVLLAGCAGHLALALVKWRGDMVRLAAEGAPATRGAVTGG; via the coding sequence GTGGGACGCCTGGCGTCCGCCCAGAAGGCCGCCGCACCGGGGGCGCCGGCGTACTCCGTCCTCGTGAACCGGCCCGTGGGCCGGCTCCTCGCCGCCTGGGCCTTCCGGCGCGGCCTCACACCGGACGCCGTGACGGGGATCAGCGCGGCGTTCACCTTCACGGGCATCGCGCTCGTGGCCCTCGTCGGGCCGGGGCTCTGGACCGCCGTGCTCGTCCCGCTGGCGCTCGTGGTGGGCTACGCCTTCGACTCCGCCGACGGGCAGGTGGCCCGCCTGCGCGGCGGCGGCACCGTGGCGGGGGAGTGGCTCGACCACGTGGTGGACGCCATCAAGATCTCGACCCTGCACCTCGCGGTCCTCGTGATGGCCTACCGGTTCCTGGACCTGCCCTCGGACGCCTGGCTGCTCGTGCCCGTCGCGTTCACGGCGGTCGCCAGCGTGTCGTTCTTCGCGATGATCCTCAACGACCAGCTCAAGCTCAACCACGCGCTCGCGCGCACGGGCGCACGTGTCGCCGGCGCTGCGCCCCGACCGGTCCCGCTGCTCCGGCGGCTGCTCGTGCTGCCGACCGACTACGGCGTGCTGTGCCTGGCCTTCGTGCTGCTCGCCGCCCCGACGGCCTTCTACGCGGCGTACACCGTCCTGCTCGCCGGGTGCGCCGGGCACCTCGCGCTCGCGCTCGTGAAGTGGCGGGGCGACATGGTGCGCCTGGCCGCCGAGGGCGCGCCGGCGACACGCGGGGCGGTGACCGGTGGCTGA
- a CDS encoding ribose-phosphate diphosphokinase, producing MTGITRHDGEKRLVLVSGRAHPELADDVARELGVELLPTTAYDFANGEIYVRFSESVRGADAFVLQSHTAPINQWIMEQLLMVDALKRASAKTITVIQPFYGYARQDKKHRGREPISARLIADLFKTAGAHRLMSVDLHAAQTQGFFDGPVDHLWAMPLLVDYVRTRVDLSNVSVVSPDAGRIRVAEQWAAKLGGCPLAFVHKTRDISRPNKSVANRVVGEVEGRTAVLVDDLIDTGGTIAEAVRVLLDAGAKDVIVAATHGVLSHPAAARLQECGAREVIVTDTLPITDECRFDKLTVLSIAGLIARAIREVFDDGSVTSLFDGAV from the coding sequence ATGACCGGTATCACGCGGCACGACGGGGAGAAGCGCCTCGTCCTGGTCTCCGGGCGTGCCCACCCCGAGCTGGCCGACGACGTCGCGCGCGAGCTCGGCGTGGAGCTGCTGCCGACGACGGCGTACGACTTCGCGAACGGCGAGATCTACGTCCGCTTCTCGGAGAGCGTGCGCGGCGCGGACGCGTTCGTCCTGCAGAGCCACACGGCACCGATCAACCAGTGGATCATGGAGCAGCTGCTCATGGTCGACGCGCTCAAGCGCGCGTCCGCCAAGACGATCACGGTGATCCAGCCGTTCTACGGCTACGCGCGCCAGGACAAGAAGCACCGCGGGCGGGAGCCGATCTCGGCCCGCCTCATCGCCGACCTGTTCAAGACGGCCGGCGCCCACCGGCTCATGAGCGTCGACCTGCACGCGGCGCAGACCCAGGGCTTCTTCGACGGGCCGGTGGACCACCTCTGGGCCATGCCGCTGCTCGTGGACTACGTCCGCACGCGCGTCGACCTGTCCAACGTCTCCGTGGTCTCGCCCGACGCCGGCCGCATCCGGGTCGCCGAGCAGTGGGCCGCCAAGCTGGGCGGGTGCCCGCTGGCGTTCGTGCACAAGACGCGCGACATCAGCCGGCCGAACAAGTCCGTCGCGAACCGCGTCGTCGGCGAGGTCGAGGGCCGGACCGCCGTGCTGGTCGACGACCTCATCGACACCGGCGGCACCATCGCCGAGGCCGTGCGCGTGCTGCTCGACGCGGGCGCCAAGGACGTCATCGTGGCGGCGACCCACGGCGTGCTGTCGCACCCCGCCGCCGCGCGGCTGCAGGAGTGCGGCGCGCGCGAGGTCATCGTGACCGACACGCTGCCGATCACCGACGAGTGCCGCTTCGACAAGCTCACCGTGCTGTCGATCGCGGGCCTCATCGCGCGCGCGATCCGCGAGGTGTTCGACGACGGCTCGGTGACCTCGCTCTTCGACGGCGCCGTCTGA